Proteins co-encoded in one Streptomyces sp. NBC_01283 genomic window:
- a CDS encoding S-4TM family putative pore-forming effector: MSYAPTNPPISEAQNSERSVRLLAAQRRLYADAKAIHNARVITVVGAGMLGVVLALCYPSARAPIGFGSAVVLLLISIVGSAREKRKSKEAASVQEEFDTTIFQLPWNSVLSDRPTSGLVVEAAHRHKGGDLEDWYGNTGSLARPLDVLVCQRSNLAWGVSTHRRWAAVVMAAIITWIAGIVLVCYFLDLSFASSIFAVVTPLLPTFREYIEMWKSNMESVRAKEKAESKISDIWQSALNARRSPSAAKCREVQDRLCAIRQVNAAIPDWFYRIFRSESEKVMHVSVTDYVEQARSKGLA; encoded by the coding sequence ATGTCCTATGCGCCAACAAATCCCCCTATCTCCGAGGCTCAGAACTCGGAGAGATCCGTACGTCTGCTGGCCGCGCAACGCAGGCTTTATGCGGATGCCAAGGCGATCCATAATGCCAGAGTAATCACTGTTGTGGGGGCAGGGATGTTGGGTGTGGTGTTGGCCCTTTGCTACCCGTCTGCTCGCGCTCCAATTGGTTTTGGCTCAGCAGTTGTTCTCCTTCTGATCAGCATCGTGGGAAGCGCGAGAGAGAAGAGGAAGAGTAAGGAAGCTGCCAGCGTACAAGAGGAGTTCGATACCACAATCTTCCAACTGCCCTGGAATAGTGTCCTATCTGACCGCCCTACGAGTGGGCTTGTCGTAGAAGCTGCACACCGACACAAGGGGGGAGACCTTGAAGACTGGTACGGCAACACCGGGTCGCTGGCTCGTCCGCTCGATGTGCTTGTGTGCCAGCGCAGCAACCTAGCTTGGGGTGTTTCCACTCATCGCCGCTGGGCTGCAGTCGTCATGGCGGCGATTATTACTTGGATCGCTGGCATTGTTCTTGTTTGTTATTTTCTTGACTTGTCTTTCGCTAGCTCTATCTTCGCTGTCGTTACGCCACTTCTGCCTACTTTTCGCGAGTACATCGAAATGTGGAAGTCCAATATGGAGAGCGTTCGAGCTAAAGAGAAGGCCGAATCGAAGATCTCTGATATCTGGCAATCTGCATTGAATGCTCGTCGGTCACCCTCTGCTGCAAAGTGTCGAGAAGTTCAAGATCGTCTATGCGCTATCCGGCAAGTCAACGCAGCGATCCCCGACTGGTTCTATAGAATTTTCCGGTCCGAATCTGAGAAGGTAATGCATGTCAGTGTCACTGACTACGTAGAGCAGGCCCGGTCCAAGGGGCTAGCCTGA
- a CDS encoding NUDIX domain-containing protein, translating to MGPKSARAYRTIREWVASGKYEPGAKLPSERTLEKELEIGRTQLRVVLAKLVAEGVIESHVRSSYRVPVHAVSVERPEDLEPWQIHGERRIYDNRWVKLDLVDVEPPGVERFEHHVVRLHHVAITAVIDDQDRVLMLWRYRFVPGKWGWELPGGIVDDGEEPQATALREFEEETGWRPKSLEHVVTYQPMVGMVDSPHEIYVGRGATHVGDPTDIEEAGHVAWVPLSDVPALMARDELMGSGTLVALLHVLASRAGGSSRASA from the coding sequence ATGGGGCCGAAGTCGGCGCGGGCCTACCGGACGATTCGCGAGTGGGTCGCGTCGGGGAAGTATGAGCCCGGTGCGAAGCTTCCCTCTGAACGCACTCTTGAGAAGGAACTGGAGATCGGTCGGACTCAGCTTCGCGTCGTACTCGCGAAGCTCGTCGCGGAAGGCGTGATCGAGTCGCACGTCCGAAGCTCCTACCGGGTTCCTGTCCACGCCGTGAGCGTCGAACGACCAGAAGACCTCGAACCCTGGCAGATCCATGGTGAGCGTCGGATCTACGACAACCGTTGGGTGAAGCTGGATCTCGTGGACGTCGAGCCGCCCGGCGTTGAGCGCTTCGAACATCACGTGGTCCGGCTGCACCACGTCGCAATCACTGCTGTGATCGATGATCAGGACCGTGTACTCATGCTCTGGCGTTATCGCTTCGTGCCGGGTAAGTGGGGATGGGAGCTACCCGGCGGCATCGTGGACGATGGCGAGGAACCGCAAGCGACCGCCCTGCGAGAGTTCGAGGAAGAGACGGGCTGGCGCCCGAAATCCTTGGAACACGTGGTCACCTATCAGCCCATGGTGGGCATGGTCGATTCCCCGCACGAGATCTACGTCGGACGGGGCGCCACGCACGTCGGTGACCCCACGGATATCGAGGAAGCGGGGCACGTCGCCTGGGTGCCCCTCTCGGACGTTCCCGCGCTGATGGCTCGGGATGAGCTGATGGGTTCGGGAACACTTGTCGCTCTACTGCACGTCCTGGCTTCGCGCGCCGGAGGGTCGTCTAGAGCTTCTGCGTGA
- a CDS encoding HNH endonuclease, with amino-acid sequence MTDENEPTERPLPEWDSAEIDTLFTSRETAEAARFLLKRRSDPPTMDEWIERSREVFGKGNVHTQRRLREVRDHFKVESYRREGDGKWAYKLDGWSETPAGDNAKISPKLQAEVFTIKGRFCAMCGLGPKDTKLQIDHIVPRSWGGKTELDNLEPLCQSHNNGKKAFFKSLDPYGDALARAIHRPNPWERIGELLKAFAEKGEFTPAELIQIVARDTHKGDPKKRLRELRFVLGWDIVPHRTKENGVTTVTYELRGCKPWPSEGAPEAVKKYERDRKRRKDEDSD; translated from the coding sequence ATGACGGACGAGAACGAACCGACCGAACGCCCGCTGCCCGAGTGGGACAGTGCAGAGATCGACACCCTGTTCACGAGCCGGGAGACGGCCGAGGCTGCTCGCTTCCTGCTGAAGCGGCGCAGCGACCCGCCGACCATGGATGAGTGGATTGAGCGGTCCCGCGAGGTCTTCGGCAAGGGCAACGTGCACACCCAGCGTCGGCTCCGTGAAGTGCGTGACCACTTCAAGGTCGAGTCCTACCGTCGCGAAGGCGATGGCAAGTGGGCTTACAAGCTTGATGGTTGGAGCGAGACGCCTGCCGGCGACAACGCGAAGATTTCCCCCAAGCTCCAGGCCGAAGTCTTCACCATCAAGGGCCGCTTCTGTGCGATGTGTGGTCTGGGGCCGAAGGACACCAAGCTCCAGATCGACCACATCGTGCCCCGCTCTTGGGGCGGCAAGACGGAGCTGGACAACCTGGAACCGCTCTGTCAGTCGCACAACAACGGCAAGAAGGCATTCTTCAAGAGCCTGGACCCCTACGGCGATGCTCTGGCGCGGGCGATCCACCGGCCCAACCCCTGGGAGCGGATCGGAGAGCTGCTCAAGGCTTTCGCCGAAAAGGGGGAGTTCACGCCTGCCGAACTGATCCAGATCGTGGCGCGGGACACGCACAAGGGAGACCCCAAGAAGCGATTGCGTGAACTGCGGTTCGTCCTTGGATGGGACATCGTCCCTCATCGGACCAAGGAGAACGGCGTCACGACGGTGACCTACGAGCTCCGCGGCTGTAAGCCCTGGCCGTCAGAGGGCGCACCTGAGGCGGTCAAGAAGTACGAGCGCGATCGCAAGCGTCGCAAGGACGAAGACTCAGACTGA
- a CDS encoding nuclease-related domain-containing protein has translation MSDLKVVHWKRHGHDRLYVNLPDGTAVAWADRRTGKVTILLELHRREALQMLRPRLVRAEVQPTEVPAPPRTRPRQEEVTRLPELTPADDLALNPPGAALRKLLDESGQTLGQRALDWLLRRQSEWDSWRKGLAGERRVGGELQRLSRSGWRVLHSVPLPRDVDIDHLLIGPGGVFSINTKHHHGKAVWIGDEMARVNHGSPQPYARKSKAEAHRAQKVLERYVSFPLRVEPVIVFVGVTDLAKAATQLTVRVYREREVSALGPLSGVLDPGQVEMVHSVARHRLAWLSA, from the coding sequence ATGAGTGATCTCAAGGTCGTTCACTGGAAGCGGCATGGACACGATCGGCTCTATGTGAATCTTCCGGACGGTACTGCCGTCGCTTGGGCTGATCGCCGCACGGGCAAGGTCACGATCCTGCTTGAGCTCCACCGCCGCGAGGCGCTGCAGATGTTGCGGCCTCGACTTGTGCGCGCGGAGGTACAGCCGACGGAAGTGCCAGCACCACCGCGCACACGGCCCAGGCAAGAAGAGGTAACAAGGCTGCCTGAGCTGACACCGGCAGATGACCTTGCGTTGAACCCTCCTGGTGCTGCGCTCAGGAAGCTGCTTGACGAGAGCGGCCAGACCCTCGGGCAGCGTGCCCTCGACTGGTTGTTGAGGCGTCAGTCTGAGTGGGATTCATGGCGCAAGGGACTCGCCGGTGAGCGGCGGGTTGGTGGCGAGTTACAGAGGCTCTCTCGAAGCGGCTGGCGTGTTCTGCACTCGGTGCCGTTACCCCGAGACGTGGACATTGACCATCTGTTGATCGGCCCCGGTGGTGTGTTCAGCATCAATACCAAGCACCACCACGGCAAGGCTGTGTGGATCGGCGACGAGATGGCGCGTGTGAACCATGGCAGCCCCCAGCCATACGCGCGTAAGAGCAAGGCGGAGGCTCATCGGGCACAGAAGGTGCTGGAGCGCTACGTCAGCTTTCCTCTTCGGGTCGAGCCCGTCATCGTGTTCGTTGGGGTGACAGATCTCGCCAAGGCAGCGACTCAGCTCACCGTGCGTGTGTACCGCGAACGGGAGGTGTCCGCGCTCGGACCGCTCAGCGGGGTACTAGATCCTGGGCAGGTCGAGATGGTGCATTCCGTCGCGCGGCATCGACTCGCTTGGCTGTCGGCATGA
- a CDS encoding restriction endonuclease, with translation MTLPVTSKPHVAFSDLETADLIVDALYAGGTSGNTGDEPISKLIKGVGNQGGFRYVGWPTKSNVKLAVLYTSGGEVDWPDHLDVETGTFTYYGDNKKAGQSLHGTPRAGNVLLRDVFTASHGTAADRAMVPPFFLFEKAGPGRSVLFRGLLAPGSPTLTSDDELTAIWRATAGLRFQNYRSHFTVLDHSLIPRSWIQHLLAGGDPIGDGCPDVWRTWVEGRVYRPMLAPATTVIRSKADQLPNDSAGTAMLEEIREYFRGREHDFESCAVAIWRLIAPNTGPVDVTRPSRDGGRDAIGTYGLGPSSSRIAIDFALEAKCYGTASSVGVREVSRLISRIRHRNFGVLVTTSYFHKQVQEEVHEDGHPIVLVAGRDIVDALRQDGRTTVAAVRQWLDQSFPKP, from the coding sequence ATGACTCTTCCTGTCACCTCGAAGCCGCACGTGGCGTTCTCTGACCTGGAAACCGCAGACCTGATCGTCGATGCCCTCTACGCGGGCGGCACGAGTGGCAACACGGGCGATGAGCCGATCTCCAAACTCATAAAGGGGGTTGGCAACCAGGGTGGATTTCGCTATGTCGGCTGGCCGACCAAAAGCAACGTAAAGCTGGCCGTGCTCTACACAAGCGGGGGCGAGGTGGACTGGCCAGACCATCTGGACGTAGAGACCGGCACCTTCACGTACTACGGCGACAACAAGAAGGCCGGCCAGAGCCTCCACGGCACGCCCCGAGCAGGAAACGTTCTCCTCCGAGACGTATTCACCGCCTCCCACGGAACCGCAGCCGACCGCGCCATGGTTCCTCCGTTCTTCCTGTTCGAGAAGGCTGGACCGGGGCGTTCGGTTCTCTTCCGCGGGTTGTTGGCCCCGGGCAGCCCCACCCTCACGTCAGACGATGAACTGACCGCCATCTGGCGAGCCACTGCTGGTCTGCGCTTCCAGAACTACCGGTCCCACTTCACCGTCCTCGATCACAGCCTGATCCCCCGCAGCTGGATTCAGCACCTTCTCGCCGGAGGGGATCCCATCGGCGATGGGTGCCCGGACGTATGGCGCACCTGGGTCGAGGGCCGGGTGTACCGCCCAATGCTGGCTCCGGCAACGACTGTCATCCGTTCCAAAGCTGATCAGCTCCCGAACGACTCCGCCGGAACAGCCATGCTGGAAGAAATCAGGGAGTACTTCCGCGGCCGCGAGCACGACTTCGAAAGTTGCGCTGTGGCCATCTGGCGACTGATCGCTCCAAACACAGGACCGGTCGACGTCACGCGCCCCAGCCGGGATGGAGGACGAGATGCCATTGGAACGTACGGGCTTGGGCCGTCCTCTAGCCGAATTGCGATCGACTTTGCCCTCGAAGCCAAGTGCTACGGGACTGCTAGCTCAGTTGGGGTCCGGGAAGTCTCGCGTCTGATCTCCAGGATCAGGCACCGGAACTTCGGCGTCCTGGTGACAACGTCTTACTTCCACAAGCAGGTCCAAGAAGAGGTCCACGAGGACGGCCACCCGATCGTTCTCGTGGCCGGCCGGGACATCGTCGACGCCCTGCGGCAGGACGGTCGTACTACCGTCGCTGCTGTCCGTCAGTGGCTGGATCAGAGCTTTCCGAAGCCGTAA